In Dyadobacter sp. CECT 9275, the following proteins share a genomic window:
- a CDS encoding NADH-quinone oxidoreductase subunit C: MTFVEINQILVTRFPDAITESRDNAIQPFIVVKTESLTDICRYLHEDSRLYFDYLACVTAIDNGPGLATMEVIYNLTSIPYGHDLMLKIIFPRNQDKEPLPVVPSVSHIWRTAEWHEREAFDLLGIYFEGNKDLRRILLPEDWEGHPLRKDYSAQEKYHGISVRYEDGNAQ, translated from the coding sequence ATGACCTTTGTAGAAATAAATCAGATACTTGTTACACGTTTTCCCGATGCAATCACCGAAAGCCGGGACAATGCCATACAGCCCTTTATTGTTGTCAAAACCGAATCTCTGACAGATATCTGCAGGTATCTTCACGAGGATAGCCGTTTATATTTCGACTACCTGGCCTGCGTTACTGCCATCGACAACGGCCCGGGCCTGGCTACCATGGAAGTAATTTACAACCTCACCTCCATCCCCTATGGCCACGATTTGATGCTTAAGATCATTTTCCCGAGAAACCAGGACAAAGAGCCTTTACCGGTAGTTCCTTCGGTAAGCCACATCTGGCGTACCGCAGAATGGCACGAAAGAGAAGCTTTTGACCTGCTCGGTATTTACTTTGAAGGAAATAAAGACCTCCGCCGGATTTTACTGCCGGAAGACTGGGAAGGGCACCCGCTCCGAAAAGATTACAGCGCTCAGGAAAAATATCACGGTATATCCGTACGCTATGAAGATGGAAATGCACAGTAA
- the nuoB gene encoding NADH-quinone oxidoreductase subunit NuoB has protein sequence MTERIKTGDGGIILTNAEDLMNWARLSSLWPMGFGLACCAIEMMATYASNYDLERFGIMPRPSPRQSDVMIVAGTVTFKMADRIRRLYEQMPEPRYVISMGSCSNCGGPYWEHGYHVVKGVDRIIPVDVYVPGCPPRPEALIGGFLKLQEKIKASHPLAPEVFLAMQAEEKTAVPFA, from the coding sequence ATGACTGAAAGAATAAAAACCGGTGACGGCGGGATCATACTGACCAATGCCGAGGACCTGATGAACTGGGCCCGGCTGTCGTCTTTATGGCCTATGGGCTTTGGACTGGCCTGCTGCGCGATCGAGATGATGGCTACCTATGCCTCCAACTATGACCTGGAAAGGTTTGGTATTATGCCACGCCCTTCCCCGAGGCAGTCGGACGTGATGATCGTTGCAGGGACCGTAACCTTTAAAATGGCTGATCGTATCCGTAGACTTTACGAGCAGATGCCCGAGCCCCGATATGTGATTTCGATGGGAAGTTGCTCCAACTGCGGCGGCCCCTACTGGGAACACGGTTACCATGTGGTAAAAGGTGTTGACCGGATCATACCTGTGGATGTATACGTCCCCGGTTGCCCTCCGCGGCCGGAGGCTTTGATCGGAGGCTTTCTTAAACTCCAGGAAAAAATTAAAGCGAGCCATCCGCTAGCACCGGAAGTGTTTCTTGCCATGCAGGCGGAAGAAAAAACAGCCGTTCCATTTGCCTGA
- a CDS encoding NADH-quinone oxidoreductase subunit A, translating into MVSDFGAILLFIIAGLVLMGTMLVLAKWLRPHRPNEEKLTTYESGEDPLGNANIQFNVRFYVVALIFVLFEVELLFLFPWSVVFGNADLIEQTNGRWGWFALAEMTVFVLILVIGLAYAWVKGYLDWVRPQPRIPHIESPVPMDMYQSVNEKYSKK; encoded by the coding sequence ATGGTTTCTGATTTCGGAGCAATACTACTTTTTATCATTGCAGGGCTGGTGCTGATGGGTACCATGCTGGTGCTGGCCAAATGGCTGCGCCCTCATCGTCCGAACGAGGAAAAACTTACGACCTACGAATCCGGTGAAGATCCGCTGGGTAATGCCAATATCCAGTTCAACGTCAGATTTTATGTCGTTGCACTCATCTTTGTTTTGTTTGAAGTTGAACTGCTTTTCCTTTTTCCATGGTCGGTGGTATTCGGCAATGCTGACCTGATAGAACAGACCAATGGCCGCTGGGGCTGGTTTGCACTCGCCGAAATGACGGTTTTTGTTTTGATCCTGGTGATTGGGCTGGCTTATGCATGGGTGAAGGGGTATCTGGATTGGGTGCGCCCGCAACCCAGAATACCCCATATAGAGTCTCCAGTACCGATGGATATGTATCAGTCGGTGAATGAGAAGTACTCAAAGAAGTAG
- a CDS encoding NAD(P)/FAD-dependent oxidoreductase, which produces MVQFDVIIIGGSYAGLSAAMALGRSLRKVLVLDAGDPCNKNAPHSHNFLTRDGEVPGTISTIGLAQVLKYPTVEFQRQEVTSVVRTQSGIFEVATGTAVWQARKILFATGIRDIIPDIPGMQACVGISVIHCPYCHGYEVHSKPTAVLANGDMGFDYARMVFNWTKDLTLLTNGPANLTVENHEKLLSRGVKIEEAEVVEVLHTHGQVSGVRFKDGRELDTEVIYSRNPFVQKSSIPEHLGCEKEENGLLKVDDFQRTTVEGIYAAGDNCYPVRSVAGAVATGNKAGAFINHELIQEDF; this is translated from the coding sequence ATGGTTCAGTTTGACGTAATTATTATTGGAGGAAGTTATGCGGGGTTATCTGCGGCAATGGCGCTGGGACGTTCTTTAAGAAAAGTGCTGGTCCTTGATGCAGGTGATCCGTGTAATAAAAATGCACCTCATTCGCACAATTTTTTAACAAGAGACGGAGAAGTGCCTGGGACGATCAGTACCATTGGCCTGGCCCAGGTTCTGAAATACCCCACCGTGGAATTCCAACGGCAGGAGGTAACTTCCGTTGTCAGAACGCAGTCTGGAATATTTGAAGTGGCGACGGGAACGGCTGTGTGGCAAGCCCGGAAAATTCTGTTTGCAACGGGTATCAGGGATATTATTCCAGATATCCCCGGTATGCAGGCATGTGTGGGGATATCGGTGATTCATTGCCCTTACTGCCATGGTTATGAAGTACATAGCAAACCCACCGCTGTGCTCGCGAACGGAGACATGGGGTTTGATTATGCGAGAATGGTCTTTAATTGGACAAAAGACCTGACCTTACTCACCAACGGCCCCGCAAATCTGACGGTTGAAAACCATGAGAAATTGTTGTCTCGTGGTGTTAAAATAGAGGAGGCGGAGGTAGTTGAAGTTTTGCATACCCATGGACAGGTCAGCGGGGTCAGGTTTAAAGATGGAAGAGAATTGGATACCGAGGTAATTTATTCAAGAAATCCTTTCGTACAGAAAAGTTCTATTCCAGAGCACCTGGGCTGCGAAAAGGAAGAGAATGGATTATTAAAAGTGGACGATTTTCAGCGCACGACGGTCGAGGGTATCTATGCCGCAGGAGACAACTGCTATCCCGTACGGTCTGTGGCTGGCGCCGTGGCAACGGGTAATAAGGCCGGTGCGTTTATCAACCATGAACTGATCCAGGAGGATTTTTAA
- the moeB gene encoding HesA/MoeB/ThiF family protein yields the protein MTPFEPTERKRYSRQIILPEIGLRGQEKLKNARVLVIGAGGLGCPLLQYLTAAGIGTIGIVDDDTVDISNLHRQILYGPDDVGKSKALIAQEKLLALNPYVNIETFQKRLSENNATELIERFDIIVDGSDNFPTRYAVNDACVALDKPLVFGSILRFEGQVSVFNYRGGPTYRCLFPDAEEGDSCAEAGVIGILPGIIGSYMANEVIKMVCEIGQPLSGKLLIFNALSNETHTFSFSRNPDTEIRKTAISAPTSEQHTAQPGEITFEEFEISLQNNPDSFHLVDVREEYEFEEDFIGGINIPLPDLPQSLSQMPADKTIVFYCRTGKRSQIAATLLRQAGFEGRGLWMKAYN from the coding sequence ATGACGCCATTTGAACCAACCGAAAGAAAACGATACAGCCGCCAGATTATCCTGCCTGAGATAGGCCTCCGTGGACAGGAAAAACTGAAAAATGCCCGGGTGCTCGTCATTGGTGCCGGAGGATTGGGCTGTCCGCTTTTACAATACCTTACCGCAGCAGGAATTGGAACGATCGGCATTGTAGATGACGATACAGTGGATATCAGCAACCTTCACCGGCAGATACTTTACGGCCCTGACGACGTCGGCAAAAGCAAGGCGCTCATTGCCCAGGAGAAACTGCTGGCGTTAAATCCTTATGTGAACATTGAAACTTTCCAGAAACGCCTGTCGGAAAACAATGCTACTGAGCTCATTGAGCGTTTTGACATAATCGTTGACGGTTCAGACAATTTCCCCACCCGGTACGCGGTGAACGATGCCTGTGTGGCTTTGGATAAACCGCTGGTTTTTGGTTCAATACTTCGGTTTGAAGGCCAGGTTTCGGTATTTAATTACCGTGGTGGGCCTACCTACCGCTGCCTTTTTCCTGACGCCGAAGAGGGTGACAGCTGTGCTGAGGCGGGAGTCATTGGTATCCTCCCGGGTATCATTGGTTCTTACATGGCCAACGAGGTCATCAAGATGGTGTGTGAGATAGGCCAGCCGCTATCCGGCAAGCTTCTTATTTTTAACGCCCTCAGCAATGAAACCCATACTTTCAGTTTTTCCCGAAATCCGGATACTGAGATTAGAAAAACAGCGATTTCAGCCCCAACCAGCGAGCAGCATACCGCTCAGCCAGGAGAGATCACTTTTGAGGAATTTGAAATCTCATTGCAAAATAATCCTGACAGCTTCCACTTGGTGGATGTAAGGGAGGAATATGAATTTGAAGAGGATTTTATTGGTGGTATTAACATTCCCCTCCCCGACCTGCCACAAAGTCTGTCACAAATGCCGGCAGACAAAACAATTGTTTTTTACTGCCGCACCGGTAAACGCAGCCAGATTGCCGCTACGCTTTTGCGGCAGGCCGGATTTGAAGGGAGGGGCCTCTGGATGAAGGCCTATAATTAA